Genomic segment of Polycladomyces abyssicola:
CAAACTCGGACTGTGATTCCCATACTTCCGACACCGCTTGTCCCAAACGGCGGTACAGTCGGTCGATGTCCTCTTTTTTCACCTTGATTTTCATGCTCAACCGACTGATCTCCAACATCTGTTGCGATTTATGACCGGCCGTTTCCATGCCCTTTTCCAAACGGTCTTTCAATTCTTTCAGCAGTTTCACGGGGGTTCCCTCCTTTTATCCGTCAAATCCTGAAAGGATGTTGGTTGTGTGTTTATACACTCTATTATAAAGCTTTTTTGCCATTGGTTTCCGGTCTAATTTTGATGGTTTTTCGCCAAACAAAGAAAAGGCCTGAGCACATACGCTCAGGAAACATGACAAATTTCTAAAAGAACCGGCAACCCTTTAGTCCAGCCACTCTCCGGGAGAAAAGGGACCTGGAGGCGGCCCGTCAAAAAACGGTTCCGGGGGCGGTGGTGGCGGTGGCGGCGGTCCCAATACACCCGGTCCAGGGGGCGGTCCCCATCTGTTTTTAAATCCCGGCCCTTTCAAACCTATAGGCGGGAAGAACGGTCTCGGCACTCTTTTCCCAAAAAATCCAAACAATAGCGCCACTCCTTTCTTCGACTGCAAGCAAGCAACCAACGGGCCTGTTCCTATCCTATGAAAGGAGGGCGGTATCCGTCTGGTCAACCGCTGAGGGCGGATATGGAATTGAGACGAACGAGGGATCTTACGGAAAAAACCGGCTGAAAGCCGTGTCGGTGTTAACGAAACACCCTTACCTGATCGGGGGAGCATGATCCCCTGCTGCATGTTTTTCCATTGGGGAATGTGAGATGGAAGGCGTGATTTTGAGACCTGCTTTCAACCACCATGCGCCGAGGAACAACAAAGCGGCGGTTACGTAAAATATTCCGTTAATACCGATCCATCCGGACAAGTAACCGCAAGTGACGGGTCCCAGCATATTTCCCAAAGAAACGGCACTGGTACTGTAACCGTATGCAGTACTTTCTTTCCCTTTCGGGGCATATTGACGCACCAACGTGTTGAGCGAAGGCAACAGCCCACCGACGCACATACCCAACAAGAAGCGCAGCAGTAAGAGTTGCCACACATGATGCACCCAGGCGTGAGGGATAAAGAGTACTGCCGCCCCGAGCATCGCGAAAAACAACACTTTTTCCGAACCATACCGGTCACCCAACCGGCCCAAAACCGGCGATGCCAACATATTGGCCAAACCGGTGACAGCCGTCACCAGTCCGGCAAAGAAAGCCACATAGCCGCCAGGCGCTCCCAATTCCGATACGTACCTCGGCATCTGCGGCATCGGTCCCAATACGGCAAACTGCAACAGAAAACCGACCGTAAACAGGATGACCAATGGACGCTGGTGCAAGATGGCTGAACCCTCAGCCCAAAAGCCAGCAGATTCGCCGGTCGGTTCAGGTCGCTTCTCTTCTTTGACCGCCAACAATACGACCAGGGTCGCCAGTCCGAGCAGGGTACCGGTCAGGAAAAAGATTTCGCGAAAACCGATTACTTCCGCCAAAATGCCGCCGATAAACGGCCCCATGATCGAACCGGCCACCGCTCCGGACTGCAACAAACCGAGCGCATATCCGGC
This window contains:
- a CDS encoding MFS transporter, translated to MPIWRRNLYILMVSQFLVLSAMSMIVPFLPLYLERDLGMKNPAEIQLWAGLVFGANFLTSFLMAPVWGTLADRYGRKIMVLRSGFGMSVVIMLMGLATSPLQLLLLRMLNGTISGFIPASISLTATNTPKEHAGYALGLLQSGAVAGSIMGPFIGGILAEVIGFREIFFLTGTLLGLATLVVLLAVKEEKRPEPTGESAGFWAEGSAILHQRPLVILFTVGFLLQFAVLGPMPQMPRYVSELGAPGGYVAFFAGLVTAVTGLANMLASPVLGRLGDRYGSEKVLFFAMLGAAVLFIPHAWVHHVWQLLLLRFLLGMCVGGLLPSLNTLVRQYAPKGKESTAYGYSTSAVSLGNMLGPVTCGYLSGWIGINGIFYVTAALLFLGAWWLKAGLKITPSISHSPMEKHAAGDHAPPIR